From the Candidatus Peribacteria bacterium genome, one window contains:
- a CDS encoding ribonuclease HI family protein, producing MLRLPANLERRLAELFPKIREREKFVSDLLEEALTGREPMDENPEMIGGTLHLFSDGGSRGNPGQAAIAAILEDPTHGKVLEDYKERIGIETNNVAEYRGLIEGLKMAKKYQPNRLICHLDSELVVRQLNGQYQVKMPTLKVYFDEVQALAAELPDVVFTHIPREDNHRADALVNKALDEMPAPVHPLQTPPMQRTLFPSPSNQSQRPGDAYRSGLRPPSRY from the coding sequence GTGCTCCGCCTCCCTGCCAACCTCGAGCGTCGTCTCGCTGAGCTCTTCCCGAAAATCCGGGAACGCGAGAAGTTTGTCTCTGATCTTTTGGAAGAGGCACTAACAGGCCGTGAACCCATGGATGAAAACCCAGAAATGATCGGCGGAACGCTCCACCTTTTTTCTGATGGAGGCTCGCGCGGCAATCCCGGACAAGCCGCCATCGCTGCCATCCTCGAAGATCCGACGCACGGGAAAGTACTGGAAGACTACAAGGAGAGAATCGGCATTGAGACCAATAACGTGGCTGAGTACAGAGGACTGATTGAAGGACTCAAGATGGCAAAGAAGTATCAGCCCAATCGCCTCATCTGCCACCTGGATTCTGAATTGGTCGTGCGGCAGTTAAACGGCCAATACCAGGTAAAAATGCCGACGCTCAAAGTATACTTTGATGAAGTACAGGCGCTGGCCGCCGAATTGCCGGACGTGGTCTTCACCCATATTCCGCGTGAGGATAACCACCGCGCGGATGCCCTCGTGAACAAAGCGCTCGACGAAATGCCGGCTCCTGTGCACCCTCTGCAGACTCCCCCGATGCAACGAACCCTGTTCCCGTCACCGTCAAACCAGAGTCAGAGACCGGGTGACGCGTATAGAAGCGGACTCAGGCCGCCATCGCGATACTGA
- a CDS encoding VanW family protein, producing the protein MFPRPLLGIIGIVGILGIFPSSAEAAVLNLTYHHKHFLFTVTAGRQAAWTAPQEVWTYNGKPVTPPQELRADGDSAPSIPPGFQKKTEATYNRAAILQTLQQVVAANLNREPGKVTISKSASGTIVFDGVGFPGVKVDLDAAVDMTIEALKTGTVHIILPVTETQPAVTVTDPELEAQGVKELVTVGESDFSNSPNNRRHNIAVGLSKFQGHLIPKDSVFSFNETLGPVDGSTGYLRELVIKGDQTVPDYGGGLCQVSSTAYRGIWEYGFPIVQRRNHSYMVNHYLPQGTDATVYPGVIDMRFKNDSPGALVMQTYAENDRAYFLYYGTKDDRKADVLGPFIWDQRSPPPDKTQLTLDLKPGERKKVGERVSGARVAWFRTVEQNDKETTEGTYSVYSARPLFYLVGTDKLPVTGTGGALPDVFLDE; encoded by the coding sequence GTGTTTCCCCGTCCTCTCCTCGGAATCATCGGCATCGTCGGAATCCTCGGAATCTTCCCGTCATCCGCAGAAGCCGCAGTGCTGAATCTGACGTATCATCACAAACACTTCCTCTTTACCGTGACTGCCGGCCGTCAGGCTGCATGGACCGCACCGCAGGAAGTGTGGACATATAACGGAAAGCCCGTGACCCCGCCTCAGGAATTACGTGCTGATGGAGATAGTGCGCCGTCCATCCCCCCAGGATTCCAGAAAAAAACAGAGGCAACGTATAACCGGGCGGCCATTCTGCAGACACTGCAGCAGGTTGTTGCAGCGAACCTCAACCGCGAGCCGGGAAAAGTGACCATCAGCAAATCCGCCAGTGGCACTATTGTCTTTGATGGCGTCGGATTTCCGGGAGTGAAAGTGGATCTGGATGCAGCAGTCGATATGACGATCGAAGCGCTCAAAACCGGAACCGTACATATTATTCTGCCGGTCACGGAAACACAGCCAGCCGTGACGGTGACTGATCCGGAACTGGAGGCGCAGGGCGTGAAGGAGCTCGTGACTGTCGGGGAATCGGACTTCAGTAATTCCCCGAATAACCGCCGGCACAATATTGCGGTGGGACTCAGTAAATTCCAGGGGCATCTCATCCCGAAAGACTCCGTTTTTTCTTTCAACGAAACACTCGGTCCGGTGGATGGATCGACGGGGTACCTGCGTGAGCTTGTGATCAAAGGCGACCAGACTGTGCCTGATTATGGCGGAGGCCTCTGCCAGGTAAGTTCGACTGCGTACCGCGGCATCTGGGAATACGGCTTCCCCATCGTGCAGCGCAGAAACCACAGCTACATGGTGAACCACTATCTGCCGCAGGGAACAGACGCAACAGTGTATCCAGGTGTCATCGACATGCGGTTTAAAAATGATTCTCCGGGCGCTCTCGTGATGCAGACCTATGCCGAAAACGACCGTGCATATTTCCTCTACTACGGCACAAAAGATGATCGCAAAGCAGACGTTCTTGGTCCCTTCATCTGGGATCAGCGTTCTCCTCCTCCCGATAAAACCCAGCTCACGCTCGACCTCAAGCCCGGTGAGCGCAAAAAAGTCGGCGAACGTGTCTCCGGTGCCCGCGTCGCGTGGTTCCGCACAGTGGAACAGAATGATAAAGAGACCACCGAGGGTACCTACTCAGTCTACTCCGCCCGTCCGCTCTTCTACCTGGTCGGCACAGACAAGCTCCCTGTAACCGGGACGGGTGGCGCCCTCCCGGATGTCTTCTTGGATGAATAA
- the recO gene encoding DNA repair protein RecO, whose amino-acid sequence MSRTLTVDAVILRTVDIGDADRFCILFTKERGRMAARAKGVRKTTSRLGGTVLPFRHVSLQLAVSDHGSVITGAVPMTNISIDLSTFSTFMRLERGIELLLALTDDDEPLPRVFDLLLQFMALAPSDDCDPLSAFSIRLLFLLGLLPSSHQDPRFGSLPEDAQIFVETATKTSSLNTLCRLSHPMGIMDHFVSLIVTDQTNRPLKASEVAAEM is encoded by the coding sequence ATGTCCCGAACGCTCACTGTCGATGCAGTCATTCTCCGCACCGTCGATATCGGTGATGCCGACCGTTTCTGTATTCTGTTTACAAAAGAGCGCGGACGCATGGCGGCGCGGGCGAAGGGTGTTCGGAAAACGACGAGCAGGCTCGGGGGAACAGTCTTACCATTCCGGCATGTGTCACTCCAGCTGGCAGTCAGCGATCATGGCAGCGTGATCACCGGTGCGGTTCCGATGACAAACATCAGTATTGATCTTTCGACGTTCTCCACCTTCATGCGCCTCGAGCGGGGGATAGAATTACTACTCGCGCTTACAGATGATGATGAACCGCTGCCACGCGTGTTCGATCTTCTGCTGCAGTTCATGGCGCTCGCGCCGTCCGATGACTGCGATCCTCTTTCAGCATTCAGCATCCGCCTCCTTTTTTTGCTGGGGCTCCTCCCCTCCAGTCATCAGGATCCGCGGTTTGGGTCGCTCCCGGAAGATGCCCAGATTTTTGTGGAAACAGCGACAAAAACATCGTCGCTCAATACGCTCTGCCGACTCTCTCACCCGATGGGGATAATGGACCACTTCGTGTCGTTGATTGTGACGGATCAGACGAATAGGCCGTTGAAAGCTAGTGAGGTGGCGGCGGAAATGTAG
- a CDS encoding permease-like cell division protein FtsX: MRKSMDSSVGIRRGLKRGLLLLKRERTWGATLTLLSAVLVLVQLFVVMLLSVYGVNRLLSSQAALRLEAIADAPDQDIQTFFAAVHAHPDVGSVSFVTKEQAYNEQRKRDPDLAAFLDQYQLENPFPDTFVVTLKSLDAYDSFRQFIEQDQWQSVINPTFLSTVNTQERQIRDLLSVTAAIRSVTYIFMFVAFAVLLFVVLELVSRTVRTHGDELFVENMLGASPIGVLLPFIAEMTILLLAGTIIATAIVGSLMTLLPFLMPALAMEAPFRAFATEVRPLLLFVFPWIVLLELCLMPAIAYIGTFLGAGRKLLSPVAFFS, from the coding sequence ATGCGAAAGAGCATGGACTCATCGGTCGGAATTCGGCGCGGCCTAAAGCGGGGGCTGCTTCTTTTGAAGCGCGAACGGACATGGGGTGCAACGCTCACACTGCTGTCTGCAGTCCTCGTACTCGTCCAGCTTTTTGTGGTGATGCTTTTGAGTGTGTACGGCGTAAACAGATTACTCTCGTCTCAGGCGGCACTCCGTCTGGAAGCGATTGCCGATGCGCCGGACCAGGATATCCAGACATTCTTTGCAGCCGTCCATGCACACCCCGATGTGGGCAGTGTGTCGTTTGTGACCAAAGAACAGGCCTACAACGAACAGCGCAAGCGTGATCCGGATCTTGCTGCATTCCTTGACCAGTACCAGCTTGAGAACCCGTTCCCGGACACCTTCGTTGTCACGCTCAAGTCGCTTGATGCCTACGATTCCTTCCGCCAGTTTATTGAACAGGATCAGTGGCAATCGGTCATCAATCCCACCTTCCTCTCGACCGTGAATACCCAGGAACGCCAGATCCGCGATCTCCTGTCTGTGACCGCCGCCATCCGCTCCGTGACCTACATCTTCATGTTCGTGGCGTTTGCCGTTCTCCTGTTTGTTGTGCTGGAACTGGTGAGCCGCACAGTGCGGACGCATGGTGATGAGCTCTTTGTCGAAAATATGCTCGGAGCATCTCCCATTGGTGTGCTCCTACCCTTCATTGCTGAAATGACCATTCTGCTTCTGGCCGGCACCATCATAGCGACTGCCATCGTCGGGTCGCTCATGACGCTCCTGCCATTCCTTATGCCTGCTCTTGCAATGGAAGCGCCTTTCCGTGCATTTGCCACCGAAGTGCGTCCGTTGCTTCTCTTTGTGTTCCCGTGGATTGTGTTGCTGGAACTTTGTCTGATGCCGGCTATTGCGTACATCGGAACCTTCCTCGGCGCGGGTCGTAAATTATTGTCACCGGTTGCATTCTTTTCTTAA
- a CDS encoding tetratricopeptide repeat protein, translating into MDNNQLPPNVLERLEKAEQLKMAGKNQEALLILEDLILEDPSNVSALEEIADNELSLERYSRAKVAATQAIALDPSSYTGHYILGFLLSAESKWAESFVRLKEANRLKANNPEILRCLGWVLFQSGQRPQGVVTLERALNLDSENTLTLCDLGVAYLELKNFSKARALFLRALDLEPHNLRASECVAAIDRIEEQIKQI; encoded by the coding sequence ATGGACAACAATCAGCTTCCCCCCAACGTTCTGGAGCGCCTGGAAAAAGCCGAGCAGCTGAAAATGGCCGGCAAAAATCAGGAGGCACTTCTTATTCTTGAGGATCTGATTCTTGAGGATCCGTCCAATGTGTCCGCTCTTGAGGAGATTGCAGATAATGAACTGAGTCTGGAGCGCTACAGCCGTGCCAAAGTGGCGGCAACTCAGGCGATCGCGCTCGATCCGTCCAGCTACACCGGTCATTACATTCTCGGCTTCCTGCTCTCTGCAGAAAGCAAATGGGCGGAATCATTTGTGCGCTTAAAAGAGGCGAACAGACTGAAGGCCAACAACCCTGAAATTCTGCGCTGCCTCGGATGGGTGCTTTTCCAGAGCGGTCAGCGTCCGCAGGGAGTGGTCACCCTTGAACGTGCGCTCAACCTCGACAGCGAAAACACGCTCACACTCTGTGACCTTGGTGTTGCGTACCTGGAACTGAAAAATTTCTCGAAGGCCCGCGCACTCTTCCTTCGCGCACTCGATCTTGAGCCGCACAATCTGCGTGCGAGTGAATGTGTGGCGGCGATTGATAGGATTGAGGAGCAGATTAAGCAGATTTGA
- a CDS encoding transglycosylase domain-containing protein gives MNRDPFENGQDRNGFASHTLSGARQPEPKPENLRMIDRMSRRRRMQNGQTLKERLYAIREWMHRRGSRRLMRDGVLVFGGIMMLYLGYLWITLPDISDPQSLTAAQSSVIVDRKGVELYRLYSDEDRTYIPGDQIPEHLKNAVVAIEDSRFYDRGCIDMRAMARVVFRFGQAGGASTLTRQLARNALDLTQENILNRKIKEIILGCQLESQYSKEDLLNLYLNWIPFGKNAYGIGLASKTYFNKEAKDLTLPESAILAALPQAPSYYNPYGKQVRTTVTPEVVQKIADGRITNSSQIRDEDFWIGLLGANVGTGSTTVYIGGRTDQVLKNMEDLGYITEKERTDAIASLLTMTFQQSREDIRAPHFVLWVKDQVQELLNSGSEDGILDQGGLQIETTLDWDMQQAAEKAVAAKAADIARVYMAHNIALVSVETGTNNILAYVGNTDYADEEFSGKVDMAQAPRQPGSSFKPFVYAQAFEKGYSPSTIIYDVPTKIGTDEPQNFDGQFWGLLNVRRALDGSRNIPAAKAFFMGGGEDSVLAFASRLGVTDPAEQKKIRTGSGGEPYEFGWPLALGAAETPLVQMVEGYATFANGGMQKPLNAISKIKDRRGNILYDASTQDVGVQGIDARIAYLITAVLSDTASRPNEFWQNILNVPGYQTAAKTGTSNKCMDRAESGGCTDRKPSDLWTIGYTPNIITGVWIGNADSKALSEKAESLSQAAPMWQDYMIRAHKLLENPKTSFPMPSGIVQAQISTLSGELPTECTPIANRQTDIFLQENAPSKEDSACVRLLVDKVTGLLASDECPAEATEMRSFLKPTSVLAQRFPEWDRAVQEWAKGKMAGYDPLTNTFSGSSLPLPLAPTEKCELRMTPGRMEKPEVELTFPQSGDSAPYPAFQPQFESSVGSSLRSVEFFIDDKSVGVLTDSPFKDPIRVPRSISESGTHTLKIVITDEYYNTASDEVSFRFGTTSGGPDIRLISPASETSIQSGESLSMSANADSPAGIKYVEFFLDGQLLTTKPNAPYNLSYTVTLPAGTYTLKAVATDYSNKKADDEVEVTVTE, from the coding sequence ATGAACAGAGACCCCTTTGAAAACGGACAAGACCGGAACGGCTTTGCCTCTCACACGCTGTCTGGTGCAAGACAGCCAGAACCCAAGCCCGAGAATTTGCGGATGATTGATAGAATGAGCAGGCGCCGTCGTATGCAAAACGGACAGACACTGAAGGAGCGTCTCTATGCAATCCGCGAGTGGATGCACCGCCGCGGCAGCCGCCGCCTGATGCGCGATGGCGTGCTTGTCTTTGGAGGTATCATGATGCTGTATCTCGGCTATTTGTGGATCACACTCCCGGATATCAGTGACCCGCAGAGTCTGACCGCCGCACAGAGCTCGGTGATTGTGGACAGAAAAGGAGTGGAACTCTATCGCCTCTATAGTGACGAAGACCGCACCTACATTCCCGGTGACCAGATTCCGGAACACCTGAAGAATGCCGTTGTCGCCATTGAAGACTCCCGCTTCTATGACCGCGGCTGTATTGATATGCGAGCGATGGCCAGAGTCGTCTTCCGTTTCGGACAGGCAGGAGGTGCATCTACGCTCACGCGTCAGCTTGCGAGAAACGCGCTCGACCTGACACAGGAAAATATTCTCAACCGCAAAATCAAAGAAATCATCCTGGGGTGTCAGCTGGAAAGCCAGTACAGCAAAGAGGATCTTCTGAACCTCTACCTCAACTGGATTCCCTTCGGAAAGAATGCCTACGGTATCGGCCTTGCGTCCAAGACGTACTTCAACAAAGAAGCAAAAGATCTCACACTTCCGGAGTCCGCCATTCTCGCAGCTCTCCCGCAAGCGCCCAGCTACTACAACCCGTACGGCAAGCAGGTCCGTACAACAGTGACTCCGGAGGTAGTGCAGAAAATTGCCGACGGACGCATTACCAACTCCAGCCAGATCCGCGATGAAGACTTCTGGATCGGGCTTCTTGGTGCCAATGTCGGCACGGGGAGTACAACGGTCTACATCGGTGGCCGTACCGATCAGGTACTCAAGAATATGGAGGACCTCGGGTACATCACAGAAAAAGAGCGGACAGATGCCATCGCCTCCCTGCTGACAATGACCTTCCAGCAGTCGCGCGAAGATATCCGTGCTCCGCACTTTGTCCTGTGGGTGAAGGATCAGGTACAGGAACTTCTGAACAGCGGCAGTGAAGACGGCATTCTGGATCAGGGCGGACTGCAGATTGAAACAACACTCGACTGGGACATGCAGCAGGCTGCGGAAAAAGCAGTCGCCGCAAAAGCCGCCGATATTGCCCGTGTCTACATGGCGCACAACATCGCGCTTGTCTCGGTGGAAACCGGCACCAATAATATTCTCGCGTACGTCGGGAACACCGATTACGCAGACGAAGAATTCAGCGGCAAAGTCGACATGGCGCAGGCGCCGCGCCAGCCGGGTTCCAGCTTTAAACCGTTTGTGTACGCACAGGCATTCGAAAAAGGCTACAGCCCCTCCACCATTATTTACGACGTCCCGACCAAAATCGGTACCGACGAACCGCAGAACTTCGACGGGCAATTCTGGGGTCTCCTGAACGTGCGCCGCGCACTGGACGGCTCCCGCAACATTCCCGCTGCAAAAGCATTCTTCATGGGCGGAGGAGAAGACAGCGTGCTGGCATTTGCTTCGCGCCTGGGTGTGACTGATCCTGCTGAACAGAAAAAAATTCGTACCGGCAGCGGCGGCGAACCGTATGAATTCGGATGGCCCCTGGCACTCGGTGCCGCCGAAACGCCACTCGTCCAGATGGTGGAAGGCTACGCAACATTTGCAAACGGAGGCATGCAGAAGCCGCTCAATGCCATCAGCAAAATCAAAGACCGCCGCGGCAATATTCTGTATGACGCCTCCACACAGGACGTTGGTGTTCAGGGAATCGACGCGCGCATTGCCTATCTTATTACAGCCGTTCTCAGTGATACCGCATCCCGTCCGAACGAATTCTGGCAGAACATCCTGAATGTCCCCGGTTATCAGACCGCTGCCAAAACAGGCACGAGTAACAAATGTATGGACCGTGCCGAAAGCGGCGGATGCACCGACCGCAAACCGTCCGATCTCTGGACCATCGGCTATACGCCAAACATCATTACCGGTGTCTGGATCGGCAACGCGGATTCCAAAGCGCTGTCCGAAAAAGCGGAGTCCCTCTCGCAGGCCGCCCCCATGTGGCAGGACTACATGATCCGTGCACACAAGCTGCTCGAAAATCCAAAGACCAGCTTCCCGATGCCGTCCGGCATTGTGCAGGCACAGATCTCCACCCTCTCCGGAGAACTTCCGACCGAATGCACCCCGATTGCCAATCGCCAGACCGATATCTTCCTGCAGGAAAATGCCCCGAGCAAAGAAGATTCCGCCTGCGTACGTTTGCTTGTCGATAAAGTGACGGGCCTTCTCGCGTCTGATGAATGTCCGGCGGAAGCGACAGAAATGCGCAGCTTCCTGAAGCCCACCAGCGTTCTCGCACAGCGTTTCCCGGAATGGGATCGCGCAGTGCAGGAATGGGCAAAGGGCAAGATGGCCGGTTACGATCCGCTCACCAACACCTTCTCCGGCTCTTCTCTTCCGCTACCTCTCGCACCGACAGAAAAATGCGAGCTCCGCATGACACCCGGCCGCATGGAAAAGCCGGAGGTCGAACTCACCTTCCCGCAGTCCGGAGACAGTGCCCCCTACCCCGCGTTCCAGCCGCAGTTTGAATCCAGCGTCGGCTCCAGCCTGCGATCTGTCGAGTTTTTCATTGATGATAAATCTGTGGGCGTGCTGACAGACTCCCCCTTCAAAGACCCCATCCGTGTTCCGAGAAGCATCAGTGAGAGCGGCACGCACACGCTCAAAATTGTCATCACGGATGAATACTACAACACCGCATCCGACGAGGTCAGTTTCCGTTTCGGAACAACAAGCGGCGGCCCGGATATCCGTCTTATCAGTCCGGCCAGCGAGACAAGCATTCAGAGTGGTGAGAGCCTCAGTATGAGCGCAAATGCAGACAGTCCCGCAGGCATCAAATATGTGGAATTCTTCCTGGATGGTCAGCTGCTCACCACAAAGCCGAACGCACCATACAATCTGAGTTACACCGTCACGCTTCCGGCTGGCACCTACACTCTCAAAGCAGTGGCAACGGACTACTCCAACAAGAAAGCGGATGATGAAGTCGAGGTAACTGTCACAGAGTGA
- a CDS encoding YebC/PmpR family DNA-binding transcriptional regulator: MSGHSKWHNIRVKKGAADAKRGKVFTRHAKLIEIAAQRGGDPSMNPSLRTVIDNAKADSVPNANIERAIKKGSGELKGEKMEEIVYAAMGPGGTAFLIECLTDNKNRTLSNLKTAISKNGGSFADGGSVMWMFGRKGVVTASKPEKGTVKPLEEMELELIDFGAEDINADDDMLTVTTDMTNWSQVRDFLKGNGYVIDAAGLQYVPTQKTEVSDAETAEKVMHFMDIIEEDDDVSQVYTNADITA, translated from the coding sequence ATGTCCGGTCACTCCAAATGGCACAACATCCGCGTGAAAAAAGGCGCTGCCGATGCAAAGCGCGGCAAGGTGTTTACGCGTCATGCAAAGCTGATTGAAATCGCGGCACAGCGTGGTGGAGACCCCAGCATGAACCCGTCTCTCCGCACGGTCATCGACAACGCGAAAGCAGACAGCGTGCCGAACGCAAACATCGAGCGTGCCATCAAAAAAGGAAGCGGGGAGCTGAAGGGGGAGAAGATGGAAGAAATTGTCTACGCAGCCATGGGTCCCGGGGGCACCGCATTTCTGATTGAATGTCTGACCGACAACAAGAACCGCACGCTCAGCAATTTAAAGACCGCCATCAGCAAAAACGGCGGCAGCTTTGCAGACGGTGGATCAGTCATGTGGATGTTTGGACGCAAAGGTGTGGTCACTGCCAGTAAGCCGGAGAAGGGAACAGTGAAGCCGCTTGAAGAGATGGAACTGGAACTGATCGATTTTGGTGCAGAAGACATTAATGCGGATGACGACATGCTGACTGTAACAACTGACATGACCAACTGGAGCCAGGTCAGAGACTTCCTGAAGGGGAACGGTTATGTGATTGATGCAGCAGGATTGCAGTATGTGCCTACGCAGAAAACGGAAGTGTCGGACGCTGAGACCGCTGAAAAAGTCATGCACTTTATGGACATCATCGAAGAGGATGACGATGTGTCTCAGGTGTATACGAATGCCGATATTACGGCCTGA
- the rpsR gene encoding 30S ribosomal protein S18, producing MARNQNQNRSDPRLKKCTFCDKEVKYVDYKDYPIMKPFIDYFGNIRKRYYSGVCLRHQKMLKQGVERARFMGMLAYRK from the coding sequence ATGGCTCGCAATCAGAATCAGAACCGTTCCGACCCACGTCTCAAGAAGTGCACCTTCTGTGACAAAGAGGTCAAATATGTCGACTACAAGGACTACCCCATCATGAAGCCGTTCATCGACTATTTCGGAAACATCCGCAAGCGTTACTACAGCGGCGTCTGTCTTCGCCACCAGAAAATGCTCAAGCAGGGCGTCGAACGCGCGCGCTTTATGGGAATGCTTGCGTATCGCAAGTAA
- the rpsF gene encoding 30S ribosomal protein S6 — MATLKEIAKKKAAPVLELDEDNEPRIYEVAVLYPFPMNQKEETTLQKSIEDIFTAAGATQVMKDVWGRRGLAYKIGGYTEGTFIIYYYNMDPSKVKDVDTELRILKGMLRHMIVKPPKNYQIVPYADNYLKWKDQEKLMQEKATMDKEERLKKQVVDKAKRQTKKEEKPEVKATPMSGAAITQELDKLISDKDLNM; from the coding sequence ATGGCTACATTGAAGGAAATTGCCAAAAAGAAGGCAGCCCCGGTCCTGGAACTGGACGAAGACAACGAGCCGCGCATCTATGAAGTTGCGGTTCTCTATCCGTTTCCGATGAACCAGAAAGAGGAAACAACGCTCCAGAAGAGCATCGAGGATATTTTTACAGCAGCCGGTGCGACTCAGGTCATGAAAGACGTCTGGGGACGCCGTGGTCTTGCGTACAAGATCGGTGGCTACACCGAAGGAACGTTCATTATCTATTACTACAACATGGACCCATCCAAGGTGAAGGATGTGGATACAGAACTCCGTATCCTGAAGGGCATGCTCCGTCACATGATTGTGAAGCCGCCCAAGAATTATCAGATTGTTCCGTATGCAGATAACTATCTGAAGTGGAAGGATCAGGAGAAACTGATGCAGGAGAAGGCGACGATGGACAAAGAAGAGAGATTGAAGAAGCAGGTGGTCGACAAGGCAAAGCGCCAGACCAAGAAAGAGGAGAAGCCGGAGGTAAAGGCCACGCCGATGTCCGGTGCCGCTATTACCCAGGAGCTTGATAAGTTGATTTCTGACAAGGATCTCAACATGTAA
- a CDS encoding low affinity iron permease family protein: MEYTSPHSKSLFAKFAKWIASAAGHPIAFFFAIALICIWASVGHIFNFSNTWQLVVNTGTTIVTFLMVFLIQNTQNRDSIAMQIKLDELIRAGANSHNAVIDVEELTEKELNALRLKYEDMAEKARAHLQKRKKTTVKRKK; encoded by the coding sequence ATGGAATACACATCGCCTCACTCCAAGAGTTTGTTTGCCAAGTTTGCCAAGTGGATTGCGAGTGCCGCCGGTCATCCGATTGCATTCTTTTTTGCTATCGCCCTCATTTGTATCTGGGCCTCTGTCGGCCATATTTTCAACTTCAGCAACACGTGGCAGCTGGTGGTGAACACCGGCACGACCATCGTGACCTTCCTGATGGTCTTCCTCATTCAGAATACCCAGAACCGCGACAGTATCGCCATGCAGATCAAACTCGATGAACTCATCCGTGCGGGGGCCAACTCTCACAATGCAGTGATTGATGTGGAGGAGCTGACGGAAAAAGAGCTGAATGCACTTCGATTGAAATACGAAGACATGGCGGAAAAGGCGAGGGCGCATTTACAGAAGAGAAAGAAGACGACGGTTAAACGGAAGAAGTAA
- a CDS encoding SufD family Fe-S cluster assembly protein produces the protein MSIPSLSSADISIPAGATETKDVTFSDAVAPLRVTVGQDATFTLLIRLTASAKQMSHDIDVSVAAGARCTIITVNTARDGVIDINQGGVVADGGVLRWQNITLGNAVTVHNLRSRVEGAHGESAIDWMFYAKGSEKQQINCRNVFDGREGSGEILMRGVAEEKGHAVAKGMIEIGLGGGGTNTYLTQEVLMLDSSAKVDAVPGLEIKTNDVKASHSATVTRLTPEDLFYFASRGVPKAEARAMYIQGFLGAITDRITDEKVKEEILGLIAEKYAA, from the coding sequence GTGAGCATTCCATCTCTTTCGTCGGCTGACATCTCTATCCCCGCAGGGGCCACTGAAACCAAGGATGTCACTTTTTCTGATGCAGTGGCGCCGCTTAGAGTGACGGTAGGACAGGATGCAACATTCACACTGCTGATTCGTTTAACAGCCAGTGCCAAACAGATGTCCCATGATATTGATGTGTCGGTTGCTGCAGGTGCACGTTGCACGATCATCACCGTCAACACTGCGCGCGATGGTGTGATTGATATTAACCAGGGGGGAGTGGTAGCCGATGGTGGCGTGCTTCGCTGGCAAAACATCACGCTTGGCAATGCAGTGACGGTACACAATCTCCGGTCGCGTGTGGAAGGCGCCCATGGCGAGAGTGCGATTGACTGGATGTTTTACGCAAAGGGGAGCGAGAAACAGCAGATCAACTGCAGAAATGTTTTTGATGGTCGTGAGGGATCCGGCGAGATTCTGATGCGCGGTGTTGCCGAAGAAAAAGGTCATGCGGTTGCCAAAGGGATGATCGAAATCGGCCTTGGCGGTGGCGGCACCAATACGTACCTCACACAGGAAGTGCTGATGCTCGACTCCTCTGCAAAAGTGGATGCGGTGCCGGGGCTCGAGATTAAAACCAATGATGTGAAGGCCAGTCACAGTGCGACGGTCACACGCCTGACGCCGGAAGATCTTTTCTACTTTGCGTCACGCGGCGTGCCGAAAGCCGAAGCGCGCGCGATGTATATTCAGGGATTTCTGGGTGCGATAACGGATCGTATTACGGATGAAAAAGTGAAAGAGGAGATTCTTGGGTTGATTGCGGAGAAATATGCAGCATAA